A section of the Schistosoma haematobium chromosome ZW, whole genome shotgun sequence genome encodes:
- a CDS encoding hypothetical protein (SECRETED:SignalP(1-24)): MNMSFKYLQLLLVLTLSITSAIKANQHDNSENIEDDVIVATNLSAHELFDAFKSLHTSLFSSNEADSDNSENIEDDVIVATDEPSQGLVSDFFQWLFSLFSSNEADSGNSGSHP, from the exons ATGAACATGAGCTTCAAATATCTTCAGTTGTTATTAGTACTGACACTATCAATAA CGTCCGCAATCAAGGCAAATCAACATG ACAATAGCGAAAATATTGAAGACGACGTGATTG TTGCAACAAATCTATCAGCACATGAACTATTTGACGCTTTTAAAAGTTTACATA CATCGTTGTTCAGTTCCAATGAAGCGGATTCAG ACAATAGCGAAAATATTGAAGACGACGTGATTG TTGCGACAGATGAACCATCACAAGGATTGGTTTCCGACTTTTTCCAATGGCTTT TCTCGTTGTTCAGTTCCAATGAAGCGGATTCAG